Proteins encoded in a region of the Colius striatus isolate bColStr4 chromosome 18, bColStr4.1.hap1, whole genome shotgun sequence genome:
- the COG1 gene encoding conserved oligomeric Golgi complex subunit 1 isoform X2, giving the protein MAARGAEAEALFEAHTAAELRAVERRLRAGIEQKREELRQMVGERYRDLIEAADTIAEMRLSAERLLSSVRGLQRGGAARPGPAAPARPPAQESFYRAAAQLKLLLDVPEKVWGAVEAGRYLPAARLHLLGGHLRRQLRLDAPRARPGAVLGRFPILLRQVAAASHLRSTILQESKSLLKSQTASDQAVAEALCAIMLLEDSSPRQALADFLLARKLAIQQLLNQPHHGAGIKAQVCSLMELLTTTLYQAHALFYTVPEGMLPDPALPCGLLFSTLESTTGQHSAGRGGVLEEEVKLSGWFKYLPESVVEFQPALRTLAHPISQDYLRDTLQKWIAMCSEDIRAGVSNLLVYVTSMKGLAGIRDAVWELLTGEALSHNWEPMCQRLLDKPASFWEDLLQQLFLDRLETLTKEGFDSISSSSKQLLTSALQELQDKSNTSALSKHIHFEHNVAQFLWSESPGDLPPDAAWLSVANRGPLARSGLAMKAQVLTPCVQSFCSALDSKLKARLDDLLSYLPADPSVAKEAAAAVPPRSAFDRYADAGTVEGLLRQHCLACIQHVLGCVCQELQSAQSLLAGREDAASDARLDAVLFVARLCQSLPELCPHLRQCILGQAGSSDVAHKESRPTKKLGKGKGQEVTPEQAKWQGVEAELLQQSLFAYQIWSSAITRRLVRCFAHTLLLDTAGSVLATATNWDEIEIQEETESGNSVTSKIRLPVQPSWYVQCLLFSLCQEVNRVGGHTLPKVTLQELLKTCLAEVLAAYERLMEEKKEKKAGAFPMTQNRALQLLYDLRYLSIILTAKSEEAKPSRVKQDSGVEKVTDFLEAHIDPFDLDVFTPHLNSNLNRLVQRTSVLFGLLTGTESQYGSRSSALSAQEPHNILPLASSQIRFGLLPLSTSSSRKSKSAARSTESVQVPAAALPRAEDEGSRPGSLFRQLVTEEEDTAPSSLFKLGWLSGMTK; this is encoded by the exons ATGGCGGCGCGGGGAGCCGAGGCCGAGGCGCTGTTCGAGGCGCACACGGCGGCCGAGCTGCGGGCGGTGGAGCGGCGGCTGCGGGCCGGCATCGAGCAGAAGCGGGAGGAGCTGCGGCAGATGGTGGGAGAGCGCTACCGGGACCTGATCGAAGCCGCCGACACCATCGCCGAGATGCGCCTCAGCGCCGAGCGCCTGCTGAGCTCCGTGCGGGGCCTCCAgcgcggcggcgcggcccggcccggccccgcggcgccG GCTCGGCCGCCAGCTCAGGAGAGCTTCTACCGGGCGGCGGCgcagctgaagctgctgctggacGTGCCCGAGAAGGTGTGGGGCGCCGTGGAGGCCGGGCGGTACCTGCCCGCCGCCCGGCTCCACCTGCTCGGTGGCCACCTCCGCCGGCAGCTGCGGCTCGAcgcgccccgcgcccgccccggcGCCGTCCTCGGCCgcttccccatcctcctgcGGCAAGTGGCGGCCGCCAGCCACCTGAG ATCCACCATCCTGCAGGAGAGCAAGTCTCTGCTGAAGAGCCAGACGGCGTCTGACCAGGCTGTGGCAGAAGCCCTGTGTGCCATCATGCTCCTGGAGGACAGCTCTCCACGCCAGGCCCTCGCTGATTTCCTCCTGGCCAGGAAACTGGCCATTCAGCAGCTTCTCAACCAGCCACACCACG GTGCAGGTATAAAAGCTCAGGTATGTTCACTGATGGAGCTGCTAACCACTACCCTGTACCAGGCTCATGCTCTCTTCTACACCGTGCCTGAAGGGATGCTCCCCGATCCAGCCCTGCCCTGTGGCTTGCTCTTCTCCACTCTGGAGAGCACCACAGGCCAGCACTCTGCAG GGAGAGGTGGTGTTCTGGAGGAAGAGGTGAAGCTGAGTGGGTGGTTCAAGTACCTCCCAGAGTCTGTGGTGGAGTTCCAGCCAGCCCTGCGGACCCTGGCACACCCCATCAGCCAGGACTACCTCAGGGACACGCTGCAGAAGTGGATTGCCAT GTGCAGCGAGGACATCAGGGCTGGGGTCAGCAACCTGCTGGTCTATGTGACGAGCATGAAGGGCCTGGCAGGGATCCGTGACGCCGTGTGGGAGCTGCTGACGGGAGAGGCCCTGAGCCACAACTGGGAGCCCATGTGCCAGCGCCTGCTGGACAAACCTGCCTCCTTCTGGGAGgatctgctgcagcagctcttcctggacaggctggag ACTCTGACCAAAGAAGGATTCGACtccatctccagcagctccaaacAGCTCCTCACTTCAGCCTTGCAGGAGCTCCAAGACAAGTCCAACACGTCTGCCCTGAGCAAGCACATCCACTTTGAACACAACGTGGCTCAGTTCCTGTGGTCGGAGAGCCCCGGCGACCTTCCTCCCGACGCCGCCTGGCTCAGCGTGGCCAACCGTGGCCCGCTGGCCCGGAGCGGCCTGGCCATGAAGGCCCAAGTGCTCACACCGTGCGTGCAGAGCTTCTGCTCGGCTCTGGACTCCAAGCTGAAGGccagactggatgatctcctgTCCTACCTTCCTGCAGACCCCTCGGTTGCCAAGGAGGCGGCCGCCGCGGTGCCGCCGCGCTCTGCCTTCGACCGCTACGCCGACGCCGGCACGGTGGAGGGGCTGCTGCGCCAGCACTGCCTGGCCTGCATCCAGCACGTGCTGGGCTGCGTGTGCCAAGAGCTGCAGAGCGCCCAGAGCCTGCTGGCGGGGCGGGAGGATGCTGCCAGTGACGCCAGGCTCGACGCCGTCCTCTTCGTGGCGAGACTGTGCCAGTCGCTGCCCGAGCTCTGCCCTCACCTGAGGCAGTGTATCCTGGGCCAGGCGGGCAGCTCGGACGTGGCGCACAAGGAAAGCCGCCCCACCAAGAaactggggaaggggaaaggccAGGAAGTGACCCCCGAGCAGGCCAAGTGGCAGGGGGTGGaggcagagctcctgcagcagagcctgttCGCTTACCAGATCTGGAGCTCAGCCATCACCAGA AGGCTGGTTCGCTGCTTTGCCCACACGTTGCTGCTCGACACAGCTGGCTCTGTCCTGGCCACAGCCACCAACTGGGATGAAATTGAAATTCAGGAGGAGACAGAGTCTGGGAACAGCGTCACGTCCAAGATCCGGCTGCCAGTGCAG CCCTCCTGGTACGTCCAGTGCCTCCTCTTCAGCCTGTGCCAAGAGGTGAACCGGGTCGGTGGCCACACTCTTCCGAAGGTCACcttgcaggagctgctgaagacCTGCCTGGCAGAAGTGCTTGCTGCTTATGAGAGGCTGATGgaagagaagaaggagaag AAAGCAGGAGCCTTCCCCATGACCCAGAACAGAGCTCTGCAGCTACTCTACGACCTGCGGTACCTGAGTATCATCCTGACAGCGAAGAGCGAGGAAGCAAAGCCCAGCAGGGTGAAGCAGGACTCTGG GGTTGAGAAGGTGACTGACTTCCTGGAGGCACACATAGATCCCTTTGACTTGGACGTTTTCACTCCACACCTGAACAGCAACCTGAACCGCCTGGTTCAGCGAACCTCC GTTCTCTTCGGCTTGCTGACCGGCACCGAGAGCCAGTAtgggagcaggagcagtgcTCTGAGTGCCCAGGAACCCCACAACATCCTGCCCTTAGCCTCCAGCCAGATCAG GTTTGGGCTGCTGCCGCTGAGTACGTCGAGCTCCAGGAAGAGCAAATCTGCTGCCAGGAGCACAGAAAGCGTTCAG GTTCCAGCTGCTGCACTCCCACGAGCAGAGGACGAGGGCTCACGTCCAGGCTCTCTCTTCAGGCAGCTGGTAACGGAGGAGGAAGACACAGCCCCATCTTCTCTCTTCAAGCTGGGATGGCTTTCAGGCATGACCAAGTGA
- the COG1 gene encoding conserved oligomeric Golgi complex subunit 1 isoform X1 — translation MAARGAEAEALFEAHTAAELRAVERRLRAGIEQKREELRQMVGERYRDLIEAADTIAEMRLSAERLLSSVRGLQRGGAARPGPAAPVRGARGCAGAGGSLPEPTATHRLSVLLQARPPAQESFYRAAAQLKLLLDVPEKVWGAVEAGRYLPAARLHLLGGHLRRQLRLDAPRARPGAVLGRFPILLRQVAAASHLRSTILQESKSLLKSQTASDQAVAEALCAIMLLEDSSPRQALADFLLARKLAIQQLLNQPHHGAGIKAQVCSLMELLTTTLYQAHALFYTVPEGMLPDPALPCGLLFSTLESTTGQHSAGRGGVLEEEVKLSGWFKYLPESVVEFQPALRTLAHPISQDYLRDTLQKWIAMCSEDIRAGVSNLLVYVTSMKGLAGIRDAVWELLTGEALSHNWEPMCQRLLDKPASFWEDLLQQLFLDRLETLTKEGFDSISSSSKQLLTSALQELQDKSNTSALSKHIHFEHNVAQFLWSESPGDLPPDAAWLSVANRGPLARSGLAMKAQVLTPCVQSFCSALDSKLKARLDDLLSYLPADPSVAKEAAAAVPPRSAFDRYADAGTVEGLLRQHCLACIQHVLGCVCQELQSAQSLLAGREDAASDARLDAVLFVARLCQSLPELCPHLRQCILGQAGSSDVAHKESRPTKKLGKGKGQEVTPEQAKWQGVEAELLQQSLFAYQIWSSAITRRLVRCFAHTLLLDTAGSVLATATNWDEIEIQEETESGNSVTSKIRLPVQPSWYVQCLLFSLCQEVNRVGGHTLPKVTLQELLKTCLAEVLAAYERLMEEKKEKKAGAFPMTQNRALQLLYDLRYLSIILTAKSEEAKPSRVKQDSGVEKVTDFLEAHIDPFDLDVFTPHLNSNLNRLVQRTSVLFGLLTGTESQYGSRSSALSAQEPHNILPLASSQIRFGLLPLSTSSSRKSKSAARSTESVQVPAAALPRAEDEGSRPGSLFRQLVTEEEDTAPSSLFKLGWLSGMTK, via the exons ATGGCGGCGCGGGGAGCCGAGGCCGAGGCGCTGTTCGAGGCGCACACGGCGGCCGAGCTGCGGGCGGTGGAGCGGCGGCTGCGGGCCGGCATCGAGCAGAAGCGGGAGGAGCTGCGGCAGATGGTGGGAGAGCGCTACCGGGACCTGATCGAAGCCGCCGACACCATCGCCGAGATGCGCCTCAGCGCCGAGCGCCTGCTGAGCTCCGTGCGGGGCCTCCAgcgcggcggcgcggcccggcccggccccgcggcgccGGTGAGGGGAGCGAGGGGCTGCGCTGGGGCCGGAGGGTCGCTCCCGGAGCCCACCGCCACCCACCGCCTCTCCGTCCTCCTCCAGGCTCGGCCGCCAGCTCAGGAGAGCTTCTACCGGGCGGCGGCgcagctgaagctgctgctggacGTGCCCGAGAAGGTGTGGGGCGCCGTGGAGGCCGGGCGGTACCTGCCCGCCGCCCGGCTCCACCTGCTCGGTGGCCACCTCCGCCGGCAGCTGCGGCTCGAcgcgccccgcgcccgccccggcGCCGTCCTCGGCCgcttccccatcctcctgcGGCAAGTGGCGGCCGCCAGCCACCTGAG ATCCACCATCCTGCAGGAGAGCAAGTCTCTGCTGAAGAGCCAGACGGCGTCTGACCAGGCTGTGGCAGAAGCCCTGTGTGCCATCATGCTCCTGGAGGACAGCTCTCCACGCCAGGCCCTCGCTGATTTCCTCCTGGCCAGGAAACTGGCCATTCAGCAGCTTCTCAACCAGCCACACCACG GTGCAGGTATAAAAGCTCAGGTATGTTCACTGATGGAGCTGCTAACCACTACCCTGTACCAGGCTCATGCTCTCTTCTACACCGTGCCTGAAGGGATGCTCCCCGATCCAGCCCTGCCCTGTGGCTTGCTCTTCTCCACTCTGGAGAGCACCACAGGCCAGCACTCTGCAG GGAGAGGTGGTGTTCTGGAGGAAGAGGTGAAGCTGAGTGGGTGGTTCAAGTACCTCCCAGAGTCTGTGGTGGAGTTCCAGCCAGCCCTGCGGACCCTGGCACACCCCATCAGCCAGGACTACCTCAGGGACACGCTGCAGAAGTGGATTGCCAT GTGCAGCGAGGACATCAGGGCTGGGGTCAGCAACCTGCTGGTCTATGTGACGAGCATGAAGGGCCTGGCAGGGATCCGTGACGCCGTGTGGGAGCTGCTGACGGGAGAGGCCCTGAGCCACAACTGGGAGCCCATGTGCCAGCGCCTGCTGGACAAACCTGCCTCCTTCTGGGAGgatctgctgcagcagctcttcctggacaggctggag ACTCTGACCAAAGAAGGATTCGACtccatctccagcagctccaaacAGCTCCTCACTTCAGCCTTGCAGGAGCTCCAAGACAAGTCCAACACGTCTGCCCTGAGCAAGCACATCCACTTTGAACACAACGTGGCTCAGTTCCTGTGGTCGGAGAGCCCCGGCGACCTTCCTCCCGACGCCGCCTGGCTCAGCGTGGCCAACCGTGGCCCGCTGGCCCGGAGCGGCCTGGCCATGAAGGCCCAAGTGCTCACACCGTGCGTGCAGAGCTTCTGCTCGGCTCTGGACTCCAAGCTGAAGGccagactggatgatctcctgTCCTACCTTCCTGCAGACCCCTCGGTTGCCAAGGAGGCGGCCGCCGCGGTGCCGCCGCGCTCTGCCTTCGACCGCTACGCCGACGCCGGCACGGTGGAGGGGCTGCTGCGCCAGCACTGCCTGGCCTGCATCCAGCACGTGCTGGGCTGCGTGTGCCAAGAGCTGCAGAGCGCCCAGAGCCTGCTGGCGGGGCGGGAGGATGCTGCCAGTGACGCCAGGCTCGACGCCGTCCTCTTCGTGGCGAGACTGTGCCAGTCGCTGCCCGAGCTCTGCCCTCACCTGAGGCAGTGTATCCTGGGCCAGGCGGGCAGCTCGGACGTGGCGCACAAGGAAAGCCGCCCCACCAAGAaactggggaaggggaaaggccAGGAAGTGACCCCCGAGCAGGCCAAGTGGCAGGGGGTGGaggcagagctcctgcagcagagcctgttCGCTTACCAGATCTGGAGCTCAGCCATCACCAGA AGGCTGGTTCGCTGCTTTGCCCACACGTTGCTGCTCGACACAGCTGGCTCTGTCCTGGCCACAGCCACCAACTGGGATGAAATTGAAATTCAGGAGGAGACAGAGTCTGGGAACAGCGTCACGTCCAAGATCCGGCTGCCAGTGCAG CCCTCCTGGTACGTCCAGTGCCTCCTCTTCAGCCTGTGCCAAGAGGTGAACCGGGTCGGTGGCCACACTCTTCCGAAGGTCACcttgcaggagctgctgaagacCTGCCTGGCAGAAGTGCTTGCTGCTTATGAGAGGCTGATGgaagagaagaaggagaag AAAGCAGGAGCCTTCCCCATGACCCAGAACAGAGCTCTGCAGCTACTCTACGACCTGCGGTACCTGAGTATCATCCTGACAGCGAAGAGCGAGGAAGCAAAGCCCAGCAGGGTGAAGCAGGACTCTGG GGTTGAGAAGGTGACTGACTTCCTGGAGGCACACATAGATCCCTTTGACTTGGACGTTTTCACTCCACACCTGAACAGCAACCTGAACCGCCTGGTTCAGCGAACCTCC GTTCTCTTCGGCTTGCTGACCGGCACCGAGAGCCAGTAtgggagcaggagcagtgcTCTGAGTGCCCAGGAACCCCACAACATCCTGCCCTTAGCCTCCAGCCAGATCAG GTTTGGGCTGCTGCCGCTGAGTACGTCGAGCTCCAGGAAGAGCAAATCTGCTGCCAGGAGCACAGAAAGCGTTCAG GTTCCAGCTGCTGCACTCCCACGAGCAGAGGACGAGGGCTCACGTCCAGGCTCTCTCTTCAGGCAGCTGGTAACGGAGGAGGAAGACACAGCCCCATCTTCTCTCTTCAAGCTGGGATGGCTTTCAGGCATGACCAAGTGA
- the COG1 gene encoding conserved oligomeric Golgi complex subunit 1 isoform X3: protein MAARGAEAEALFEAHTAAELRAVERRLRAGIEQKREELRQMVGERYRDLIEAADTIAEMRLSAERLLSSVRGLQRGGAARPGPAAPVRGARGCAGAGGSLPEPTATHRLSVLLQARPPAQESFYRAAAQLKLLLDVPEKVWGAVEAGRYLPAARLHLLGGHLRRQLRLDAPRARPGAVLGRFPILLRQVAAASHLRSTILQESKSLLKSQTASDQAVAEALCAIMLLEDSSPRQALADFLLARKLAIQQLLNQPHHGAGIKAQVCSLMELLTTTLYQAHALFYTVPEGMLPDPALPCGLLFSTLESTTGQHSAGRGGVLEEEVKLSGWFKYLPESVVEFQPALRTLAHPISQDYLRDTLQKWIAMCSEDIRAGVSNLLVYVTSMKGLAGIRDAVWELLTGEALSHNWEPMCQRLLDKPASFWEDLLQQLFLDRLETLTKEGFDSISSSSKQLLTSALQELQDKSNTSALSKHIHFEHNVAQFLWSESPGDLPPDAAWLSVANRGPLARSGLAMKAQVLTPCVQSFCSALDSKLKARLDDLLSYLPADPSVAKEAAAAVPPRSAFDRYADAGTVEGLLRQHCLACIQHVLGCVCQELQSAQSLLAGREDAASDARLDAVLFVARLCQSLPELCPHLRQCILGQAGSSDVAHKESRPTKKLGKGKGQEVTPEQAKWQGVEAELLQQSLFAYQIWSSAITRRLVRCFAHTLLLDTAGSVLATATNWDEIEIQEETESGNSVTSKIRLPVQPSWYVQCLLFSLCQEVNRVGGHTLPKVTLQELLKTCLAEVLAAYERLMEEKKEKKAGAFPMTQNRALQLLYDLRYLSIILTAKSEEAKPSRVKQDSGVEKVTDFLEAHIDPFDLDVFTPHLNSNLNRLVQRTSVLFGLLTGTESQYGSRSSALSAQEPHNILPLASSQIRFGLLPLSTSSSRKSKSAARSTESVQCDADL from the exons ATGGCGGCGCGGGGAGCCGAGGCCGAGGCGCTGTTCGAGGCGCACACGGCGGCCGAGCTGCGGGCGGTGGAGCGGCGGCTGCGGGCCGGCATCGAGCAGAAGCGGGAGGAGCTGCGGCAGATGGTGGGAGAGCGCTACCGGGACCTGATCGAAGCCGCCGACACCATCGCCGAGATGCGCCTCAGCGCCGAGCGCCTGCTGAGCTCCGTGCGGGGCCTCCAgcgcggcggcgcggcccggcccggccccgcggcgccGGTGAGGGGAGCGAGGGGCTGCGCTGGGGCCGGAGGGTCGCTCCCGGAGCCCACCGCCACCCACCGCCTCTCCGTCCTCCTCCAGGCTCGGCCGCCAGCTCAGGAGAGCTTCTACCGGGCGGCGGCgcagctgaagctgctgctggacGTGCCCGAGAAGGTGTGGGGCGCCGTGGAGGCCGGGCGGTACCTGCCCGCCGCCCGGCTCCACCTGCTCGGTGGCCACCTCCGCCGGCAGCTGCGGCTCGAcgcgccccgcgcccgccccggcGCCGTCCTCGGCCgcttccccatcctcctgcGGCAAGTGGCGGCCGCCAGCCACCTGAG ATCCACCATCCTGCAGGAGAGCAAGTCTCTGCTGAAGAGCCAGACGGCGTCTGACCAGGCTGTGGCAGAAGCCCTGTGTGCCATCATGCTCCTGGAGGACAGCTCTCCACGCCAGGCCCTCGCTGATTTCCTCCTGGCCAGGAAACTGGCCATTCAGCAGCTTCTCAACCAGCCACACCACG GTGCAGGTATAAAAGCTCAGGTATGTTCACTGATGGAGCTGCTAACCACTACCCTGTACCAGGCTCATGCTCTCTTCTACACCGTGCCTGAAGGGATGCTCCCCGATCCAGCCCTGCCCTGTGGCTTGCTCTTCTCCACTCTGGAGAGCACCACAGGCCAGCACTCTGCAG GGAGAGGTGGTGTTCTGGAGGAAGAGGTGAAGCTGAGTGGGTGGTTCAAGTACCTCCCAGAGTCTGTGGTGGAGTTCCAGCCAGCCCTGCGGACCCTGGCACACCCCATCAGCCAGGACTACCTCAGGGACACGCTGCAGAAGTGGATTGCCAT GTGCAGCGAGGACATCAGGGCTGGGGTCAGCAACCTGCTGGTCTATGTGACGAGCATGAAGGGCCTGGCAGGGATCCGTGACGCCGTGTGGGAGCTGCTGACGGGAGAGGCCCTGAGCCACAACTGGGAGCCCATGTGCCAGCGCCTGCTGGACAAACCTGCCTCCTTCTGGGAGgatctgctgcagcagctcttcctggacaggctggag ACTCTGACCAAAGAAGGATTCGACtccatctccagcagctccaaacAGCTCCTCACTTCAGCCTTGCAGGAGCTCCAAGACAAGTCCAACACGTCTGCCCTGAGCAAGCACATCCACTTTGAACACAACGTGGCTCAGTTCCTGTGGTCGGAGAGCCCCGGCGACCTTCCTCCCGACGCCGCCTGGCTCAGCGTGGCCAACCGTGGCCCGCTGGCCCGGAGCGGCCTGGCCATGAAGGCCCAAGTGCTCACACCGTGCGTGCAGAGCTTCTGCTCGGCTCTGGACTCCAAGCTGAAGGccagactggatgatctcctgTCCTACCTTCCTGCAGACCCCTCGGTTGCCAAGGAGGCGGCCGCCGCGGTGCCGCCGCGCTCTGCCTTCGACCGCTACGCCGACGCCGGCACGGTGGAGGGGCTGCTGCGCCAGCACTGCCTGGCCTGCATCCAGCACGTGCTGGGCTGCGTGTGCCAAGAGCTGCAGAGCGCCCAGAGCCTGCTGGCGGGGCGGGAGGATGCTGCCAGTGACGCCAGGCTCGACGCCGTCCTCTTCGTGGCGAGACTGTGCCAGTCGCTGCCCGAGCTCTGCCCTCACCTGAGGCAGTGTATCCTGGGCCAGGCGGGCAGCTCGGACGTGGCGCACAAGGAAAGCCGCCCCACCAAGAaactggggaaggggaaaggccAGGAAGTGACCCCCGAGCAGGCCAAGTGGCAGGGGGTGGaggcagagctcctgcagcagagcctgttCGCTTACCAGATCTGGAGCTCAGCCATCACCAGA AGGCTGGTTCGCTGCTTTGCCCACACGTTGCTGCTCGACACAGCTGGCTCTGTCCTGGCCACAGCCACCAACTGGGATGAAATTGAAATTCAGGAGGAGACAGAGTCTGGGAACAGCGTCACGTCCAAGATCCGGCTGCCAGTGCAG CCCTCCTGGTACGTCCAGTGCCTCCTCTTCAGCCTGTGCCAAGAGGTGAACCGGGTCGGTGGCCACACTCTTCCGAAGGTCACcttgcaggagctgctgaagacCTGCCTGGCAGAAGTGCTTGCTGCTTATGAGAGGCTGATGgaagagaagaaggagaag AAAGCAGGAGCCTTCCCCATGACCCAGAACAGAGCTCTGCAGCTACTCTACGACCTGCGGTACCTGAGTATCATCCTGACAGCGAAGAGCGAGGAAGCAAAGCCCAGCAGGGTGAAGCAGGACTCTGG GGTTGAGAAGGTGACTGACTTCCTGGAGGCACACATAGATCCCTTTGACTTGGACGTTTTCACTCCACACCTGAACAGCAACCTGAACCGCCTGGTTCAGCGAACCTCC GTTCTCTTCGGCTTGCTGACCGGCACCGAGAGCCAGTAtgggagcaggagcagtgcTCTGAGTGCCCAGGAACCCCACAACATCCTGCCCTTAGCCTCCAGCCAGATCAG GTTTGGGCTGCTGCCGCTGAGTACGTCGAGCTCCAGGAAGAGCAAATCTGCTGCCAGGAGCACAGAAAGCGTTCAG TGCGACGCTGACCTTTAA
- the SSTR2 gene encoding somatostatin receptor type 2, which translates to MELESEQPNATAFWFSPASPFDNFSVEAPANVSHNATGQHFDLTSNAILTFIYFVVCIVGLCGNTLVIYVILRYAKMKTITNIYILNLAIADELFMLGLPFLAMQVALVHWPFGKAICRIVMTVDGINQFTSIFCLTVMSVDRYLAVVHPIKSAKWRRPRTAKMINVAVWGVSLLVIMPIMIYAGVQQNHGRSSCTIIWPGESGAWYTGFIIYAFILGFLVPLTIICLCYLFIIIKVKSSGIRVGSSKRKKSEKKVTRMVSIVVAVFIFCWLPFYIFNVSSVSVLIVPTPVLKGMFDFVVVLSYANSCANPILYAFLSDNFKKSFQNVLCLMKVGGMDEADRSDSKQDKSRLNETTETQRTLLNGDLQTSI; encoded by the coding sequence ATGGAGCTGGAATCCGAGCAGCCCAACGCCACCGCCTTCTGGTTCTCCCCAGCCTCCCCCTTTGACAACTTCTCGGTGGAGGCACCGGCCAACGTGTCGCACAACGCCACAGGGCAGCACTTCGACCTGACCAGCAACGCCATCCTCACCTTCATCTACTTCGTGGTCTGCATCGTGGGGCTGTGCGGCAACACGCTGGTCATCTACGTCATCCTCCGCTACGCCAAGATGAAAACCATCACCAACATCTACATCCTCAACCTGGCCATCGCCGACGAGCTCTTCATGCTGGGGCTGCCCTTCCTGGCCATGCAGGTGGCCCTGGTCCACTGGCCCTTCGGCAAAGCCATCTGCAGGATTGTCATGACGGTGGATGGAATCAACCAGTTCACCAGCATCTTCTGCTTGACGGTTATGAGCGTCGACCGGTACCTGGCTGTCGTCCATCCCATTAAATCTGCCAAGTGGAGGCGGCCCAGGACTGCCAAAATGATCAACGTGGCCGTGTGGGGCGTCTCCCTGCTGGTGATCATGCCCATCATGATTTACGCTGGGGTGCAGCAGAATCACGGCAGGAGTAGCTGCACCATCATCTGGCCGGGAGAGTCGGGCGCCTGGTACACGGGCTTCATCATCTACGCCTTCATCCTGGGCTTCCTGGTGCCCCTCACCATCATCTGCCTTTGCTACTTGTTCATCATTATCAAAGTCAAGTCCTCGGGCATCAGAGTGGGCTCCTCCAAGAGGAAAAAGTCCGAGAAGAAGGTCACCAGGATGGTCTCCATCGTGGTCGCCGTCTTCATCTTCTGCTGGCTGCCCTTCTACATCTTCAACGTCTCCTCGGTCTCCGTCCTGATCGTGCCCACGCCCGTCCTCAAGGGCATGTTCGACTTCGTGGTGGTGCTCAGCTACGCCAACAGCTGCGCCAACCCCATCCTTTACGCCTTCTTGTCCGACAACTTCAAGAAGAGCTTTCAGAACGTCCTGTGCCTGATGAAGGTCGGCGGCATGGACGAGGCGGATCGCAGCGACAGCAAGCAGGACAAATCCAGGCTCAACGAGACCACAGAGACCCAAAGGACCCTCCTCAATGGGGACCTGCAGACGAGCATCTGA